A stretch of the Lolium perenne isolate Kyuss_39 chromosome 3, Kyuss_2.0, whole genome shotgun sequence genome encodes the following:
- the LOC127342597 gene encoding probable WRKY transcription factor 47 isoform X2, which translates to MDNGHLSLSTGTGRRRDKEVGRRRGEIKEVDFFSAIGDTGTRSRKVDDGGCRVTHGCHNDKVHTGLDLMTTAMGAAGPATVGEERAGLMVGTENNNKMEAATAAVKAKLRRVVEENMRLRGMLEDLTRNYGALYNQLHQVTRHQQGHPHRHHPDVLLMNNQLPPTLSYLTRTGAPNTPTTTQQFSTPMAQQEDEVVAADLPSFSSGGKRRTDQDEAAALGTRDRSSEQESSDQLPFRKPRVSVRARSEAPMISDGCQWRKYGQKMAKGNPCPRAYYRCTMAIGCPVRKQVQRCADDKTVLITTYEGNHNHQLAPQATTMANTTSAAAAMLLSGPATSRDGAALFGLPAVFQHHQSFPYASTVATLSASAPFPTITLDLTQPPAGANGMPHRMPSVQQQPPTMPFAAPSQLAMYLQQRASTVFPDRPALGLDAQQQSMMETVTAAIAADPNFSTALAAAISSVMAGDAHRQDHPPISHGSTFGEGHGDGAAGVGSSTPAAGSHVVAASGGSPRLATQSCTTSIT; encoded by the exons ATGGACAACGGACATCTGTCTCTGAGCACCGGCACCGGGCGGCGGCGCGACAAGGAGGTGGGCCGGCGCCGTGGTGAGATCAAGGAGGTGGATTTCTTCTCGGCCATCGGCGACACAGGTACCCGATCACGGAAAGTCGACGACGGCGGCTGCAGAGTGACGCATGGCTGCCACAACGACAAAGTCCAC ACCGGGCTAGACTTGATGACCACCGCCATGGGCGCCGCTGGGCCGGCTACCGTCGGCGAGGAGAGAGCGGGGCTGATGGTCGGGACGGAGAACAACAATAAA atggaggcggcgacggcggctgtGAAAGCAAAGCTCCGGCGGGTGGTGGAGGAGAACATGCGGCTGCGGGGCATGCTGGAGGACCTCACCCGGAATTACGGCGCGCTGTACAACCAGCTGCACCAGGTCACTCGTCATCAGCAGGGGCACCCTCATCGCCATCATCCCGATGTGCTCCTCATGAACAACCAATTACCACCAACTCTA TCCTACCTAACAAGAACGGGGGCACCGAACACGCCGACGACGACGCAACAATTCTCCACGCCCATggcgcagcaggaggacgaggtagTCGCCGCCGACTTGCCGTCTTTTAGCAGCGGCGGCAAGAGGAGGACCGATCAAgatgaggcggcggcgctgggaaCAAGGGACCGGAGCAGCGAGCAAGAGTCCTCGGATCAGCTGCCGTTCCGAAAACCGAGGGTGTCCGTGCGTGCGCGATCGGAAGCACCAATG ATTAGCGATGGATGCCAGTGGAGAAAGTACGGGCAGAAGATGGCGAAGGGAAACCCATGCCCGAGAGCTTACTATCGCTGCACAATGGCGATCGGATGCCCAGTGAGGAAGCAG GTGCAGCGGTGCGCCGACGACAAGACAGTCCTGATCACGACCTATGAGGGCAACCACAACCACCAGCTGGCGCCGCAGGCAACAACCATGGCCAACACTACATCCGCAGCCGCCGCCATGCTCCTCTCCGGGCCGGCAACCAGCCGCGACGGCGCCGCCCTCTTTGGCCTCCCCGCGGTCTTCCAACACCACCAGTCCTTCCCCTACGCCTCCACCGTGGCCACGCTCTCCGCCTCCGCACCGTTTCCCACCATCACCCTCGACCTCACGCAGCCGCCCGCTGGCGCGAACGGCATGCCACACCGCATGCCGTCAGTCCAGCAGCAGCCTCCGACAATGCCGTTCGCGGCACCGTCGCAGCTGGCCATGTACCTACAGCAGAGGGCGTCCACGGTATTCCCAGACAGGCCTGCACTTGGCCTGGACGCGCAGCAGCAGTCGATGATGGAGACGGTGACCGCGGCGATCGCGGCCGACCCTAACTTCAGCACGGCGTTGGCGGCCGCTATCTCGTCGGTCATGGCTGGAGATGCCCATCGGCAGGATCATCCGCCTATTTCCCATGGCAGTACTTTTGGAGAAGGCCACGGTGACGGCGCCGCCGGTGTTGGTTCCTCCACGCCCGCGGCTGGATCACATGTGGTGGCGGCATCCGGCGGGTCGCCTCGGCTTGCGACGCAGTCTTGCACCACGTCAATTACTTGA
- the LOC127342597 gene encoding probable WRKY transcription factor 47 isoform X1: MDNGHLSLSTGTGRRRDKEVGRRRGEIKEVDFFSAIGDTGTRSRKVDDGGCRVTHGCHNDKVHTGLDLMTTAMGAAGPATVGEERAGLMVGTENNNKMEAATAAVKAKLRRVVEENMRLRGMLEDLTRNYGALYNQLHQVTRHQQGHPHRHHPDVLLMNNQLPPTLHVLLGRTKPRSMQSYLTRTGAPNTPTTTQQFSTPMAQQEDEVVAADLPSFSSGGKRRTDQDEAAALGTRDRSSEQESSDQLPFRKPRVSVRARSEAPMISDGCQWRKYGQKMAKGNPCPRAYYRCTMAIGCPVRKQVQRCADDKTVLITTYEGNHNHQLAPQATTMANTTSAAAAMLLSGPATSRDGAALFGLPAVFQHHQSFPYASTVATLSASAPFPTITLDLTQPPAGANGMPHRMPSVQQQPPTMPFAAPSQLAMYLQQRASTVFPDRPALGLDAQQQSMMETVTAAIAADPNFSTALAAAISSVMAGDAHRQDHPPISHGSTFGEGHGDGAAGVGSSTPAAGSHVVAASGGSPRLATQSCTTSIT; the protein is encoded by the exons ATGGACAACGGACATCTGTCTCTGAGCACCGGCACCGGGCGGCGGCGCGACAAGGAGGTGGGCCGGCGCCGTGGTGAGATCAAGGAGGTGGATTTCTTCTCGGCCATCGGCGACACAGGTACCCGATCACGGAAAGTCGACGACGGCGGCTGCAGAGTGACGCATGGCTGCCACAACGACAAAGTCCAC ACCGGGCTAGACTTGATGACCACCGCCATGGGCGCCGCTGGGCCGGCTACCGTCGGCGAGGAGAGAGCGGGGCTGATGGTCGGGACGGAGAACAACAATAAA atggaggcggcgacggcggctgtGAAAGCAAAGCTCCGGCGGGTGGTGGAGGAGAACATGCGGCTGCGGGGCATGCTGGAGGACCTCACCCGGAATTACGGCGCGCTGTACAACCAGCTGCACCAGGTCACTCGTCATCAGCAGGGGCACCCTCATCGCCATCATCCCGATGTGCTCCTCATGAACAACCAATTACCACCAACTCTA CACGTACTTCTCGGTCGTACCAAACCTCGATCGATGCAGTCCTACCTAACAAGAACGGGGGCACCGAACACGCCGACGACGACGCAACAATTCTCCACGCCCATggcgcagcaggaggacgaggtagTCGCCGCCGACTTGCCGTCTTTTAGCAGCGGCGGCAAGAGGAGGACCGATCAAgatgaggcggcggcgctgggaaCAAGGGACCGGAGCAGCGAGCAAGAGTCCTCGGATCAGCTGCCGTTCCGAAAACCGAGGGTGTCCGTGCGTGCGCGATCGGAAGCACCAATG ATTAGCGATGGATGCCAGTGGAGAAAGTACGGGCAGAAGATGGCGAAGGGAAACCCATGCCCGAGAGCTTACTATCGCTGCACAATGGCGATCGGATGCCCAGTGAGGAAGCAG GTGCAGCGGTGCGCCGACGACAAGACAGTCCTGATCACGACCTATGAGGGCAACCACAACCACCAGCTGGCGCCGCAGGCAACAACCATGGCCAACACTACATCCGCAGCCGCCGCCATGCTCCTCTCCGGGCCGGCAACCAGCCGCGACGGCGCCGCCCTCTTTGGCCTCCCCGCGGTCTTCCAACACCACCAGTCCTTCCCCTACGCCTCCACCGTGGCCACGCTCTCCGCCTCCGCACCGTTTCCCACCATCACCCTCGACCTCACGCAGCCGCCCGCTGGCGCGAACGGCATGCCACACCGCATGCCGTCAGTCCAGCAGCAGCCTCCGACAATGCCGTTCGCGGCACCGTCGCAGCTGGCCATGTACCTACAGCAGAGGGCGTCCACGGTATTCCCAGACAGGCCTGCACTTGGCCTGGACGCGCAGCAGCAGTCGATGATGGAGACGGTGACCGCGGCGATCGCGGCCGACCCTAACTTCAGCACGGCGTTGGCGGCCGCTATCTCGTCGGTCATGGCTGGAGATGCCCATCGGCAGGATCATCCGCCTATTTCCCATGGCAGTACTTTTGGAGAAGGCCACGGTGACGGCGCCGCCGGTGTTGGTTCCTCCACGCCCGCGGCTGGATCACATGTGGTGGCGGCATCCGGCGGGTCGCCTCGGCTTGCGACGCAGTCTTGCACCACGTCAATTACTTGA